In a genomic window of Rhododendron vialii isolate Sample 1 chromosome 12a, ASM3025357v1:
- the LOC131311986 gene encoding probable calcium-binding protein CML18, with product MATNPNADMDELKEVFNKFDANGDGKISFTELVDVMKALGSGSSTDDDVKKMMDEIDTDRDGFISLDEFADFWSKGSATAFGSGAASAELKEAFELYDQDKNGLISAAELHQILTRLGEKCSVEDCGRMIKSVDSDGDGYVSFDEFKKMMGGGGGGDALSK from the coding sequence ATGGCAACAAACCCTAACGCCGATATGGACGAGCTCAAAGAGGTGTTTAACAAGTTCGACGCCAACGGCGACGGCAAGATCTCCTTCACGGAGCTCGTCGACGTCATGAAGGCCCTCGGCTCCGGCTCCTCCACGGACGACGACGTGAAGAAAATGATGGACGAGATCGACACGGACCGGGACGGGTTCATCAGCCTCGACGAGTTCGCGGACTTCTGGAGCAAGGGATCCGCCACCGCCTTCGGATCCGGCGCGGCCTCCGCGGAGCTCAAGGAGGCGTTCGAGCTCTACGACCAGGACAAGAACGGGCTCATCTCCGCCGCCGAGCTGCACCAGATCCTGACCCGGCTCGGAGAGAAGTGCTCCGTTGAGGATTGCGGGAGGATGATCAAGTCGGTTGACTCGGACGGAGACGGGTACGTCAGCTTTGACGAGTTTAAGAAAATGAtgggcggcggcggcggaggtgACGCTTTGTCGAAGTGA